One Candidatus Zixiibacteriota bacterium genomic window carries:
- a CDS encoding hemolysin family protein, which yields MDALLYFLIATGALITGYVVSLYSLAVYLDPEEIISMIPRMSGRRREYVMRLAGDPRALTQIATVFKSFVLILNSAMTIFFVRSLSQRVDISPYYPIPVGLVIVWLIHLFFFEYLPRRSSRRAMNRLFPRYFWLVTTVYVVFLPVLVVYRYAMARVKAEDQPTEDEKEEIVERAIETLADDAGIGETLVEEDEKKMIGGIFLLDQTVVREIMVPRIDITGIERSMSFREIRELIRADGHSRFPVYEGTIDHITGILYVKDLFTNLPAPGEEFVMSAYMRKPFFVPESKVIGELLREFKMKKLHIAIVVDEYGGVSGLVTLEDVLEEIVGEIQDEHDLEEADFQAVGNGQYLVDAGLLMEDLQDHLGTDYEQGVYDTVGGLIYDLVGSVPREGAAISWHDLEFTVEAIEGQRIKRVRVARRLPSAP from the coding sequence ATGGACGCGCTCTTGTATTTCCTCATTGCCACCGGCGCGTTGATTACGGGATACGTCGTCTCTTTGTACTCGCTGGCCGTGTACCTTGATCCGGAAGAGATTATCTCAATGATTCCCAGGATGAGCGGCCGACGCCGCGAGTACGTCATGCGTCTGGCCGGCGATCCGCGCGCGCTCACGCAGATCGCGACGGTCTTCAAGTCGTTCGTTTTGATCCTGAACTCTGCCATGACCATCTTCTTCGTGCGGTCCCTTTCGCAGCGGGTCGATATCAGTCCGTACTACCCGATACCGGTTGGGCTTGTCATTGTATGGCTCATTCACCTGTTCTTCTTTGAGTATCTGCCGCGGCGTTCCTCTCGGCGGGCCATGAACAGACTGTTTCCTCGCTACTTCTGGCTGGTGACTACCGTGTACGTGGTCTTTCTGCCGGTGCTGGTCGTGTATCGATATGCAATGGCTCGCGTGAAGGCGGAAGACCAGCCGACTGAGGATGAGAAGGAAGAGATAGTCGAGCGAGCTATCGAAACACTCGCCGATGACGCCGGCATTGGCGAAACGCTGGTCGAAGAGGACGAAAAAAAGATGATCGGCGGCATCTTCCTGCTGGACCAGACGGTTGTCCGGGAGATCATGGTGCCGCGGATAGACATCACCGGTATAGAACGATCGATGAGCTTCCGCGAAATCAGGGAGTTGATCCGTGCCGACGGCCATTCCCGGTTCCCCGTCTACGAGGGGACTATCGACCATATTACCGGCATCCTGTATGTCAAGGACCTGTTCACGAACCTTCCGGCGCCGGGTGAGGAATTCGTGATGAGTGCCTATATGCGCAAGCCGTTTTTCGTGCCGGAATCCAAGGTTATCGGTGAACTGCTTCGCGAATTCAAAATGAAAAAGCTGCACATTGCTATTGTGGTTGATGAATACGGAGGCGTTTCCGGCCTGGTGACACTCGAAGACGTACTCGAAGAGATCGTGGGGGAGATACAGGATGAACATGATCTGGAGGAGGCGGACTTTCAGGCCGTCGGCAATGGGCAATACCTGGTTGATGCCGGACTTCTCATGGAGGACCTACAGGATCATCTTGGCACGGATTACGAGCAGGGAGTCTACGACACGGTCGGCGGACTGATTTATGACCTTGTCGGCTCGGTACCAAGAGAAGGAGCTGCAATCTCCTGGCACGACCTGGAATTCACAGTTGAGGCGATCGAAGGCCAGCGCATCAAGCGCGTGCGGGTGGCCCGCAGGCTTCCCAGCGCGCCGTAG
- the ybeY gene encoding rRNA maturation RNase YbeY — protein sequence MQLRMYREARTRLPGKKIRELFELVVAGEAAHDWRADINLVFTTDQKIRALNRTYRRMDKPTDVLSFNLDQPTRESAVFGEIYISVPTARRQAESAARPLVDEFLWLVCHGLLHLFGYNHKKPSEAARMKAREALYLAEVCGR from the coding sequence ATGCAATTGAGGATGTACCGTGAGGCCAGGACCCGGCTGCCGGGGAAGAAGATACGCGAGCTGTTTGAACTGGTCGTGGCCGGCGAGGCAGCCCATGACTGGCGAGCCGATATCAACCTGGTGTTCACGACTGACCAGAAGATCCGCGCATTGAACCGCACCTACCGCCGGATGGATAAGCCGACCGACGTGTTGTCGTTCAATCTCGACCAGCCAACGCGCGAGAGTGCGGTGTTTGGCGAGATATATATCTCCGTCCCGACCGCTCGTCGCCAGGCTGAGTCAGCCGCGCGGCCGCTGGTCGATGAGTTCCTGTGGCTCGTCTGCCACGGCCTGCTCCATCTGTTCGGCTACAACCACAAGAAGCCGTCCGAAGCTGCCCGCATGAAAGCACGCGAAGCGCTATATCTGGCCGAGGTTTGCGGGAGGTAG